One segment of Sesamum indicum cultivar Zhongzhi No. 13 linkage group LG4, S_indicum_v1.0, whole genome shotgun sequence DNA contains the following:
- the LOC105160344 gene encoding heavy metal-associated isoprenylated plant protein 9 codes for MDMVKNEVTIKGVVEPQAVCSRIMNKTKRIAKVLSPLPEAEGAPMPQVVASQVSGLTTIELNVNMHCEACAAQLKNKILKMKGVRTVDTELSSSKVTVTGTMHADRLVDYVYRRTKKQAKVVPQPEPEKPPEETPKPEEKKEEEKAAGAGDEEKKEEGEKKEAPAEEEKKEGGGAEEQGGEATVEEEVKNGGEEQGMHKMMYHYQPVYVIERIPAPQLFSDENPNACTLM; via the exons ATGGACATGGTGAAGAATGAGGTGACGATAAAAGGAGTTGTGGAGCCACAGGCAGTATGCAGTAGGATCATGAACAAAACCAAGAGGATAGCCAAAGTTTTATCTCCATTGCCGGAAGCTGAAGGTGCACCCATGCCCCAAGTTGTTGCCTCACAG GTTAGCGGATTAACTACTATAGAACTTAATGTGAACATGCACTGCGAGGCCTGTGCTGCCCAGCTCAAAAACAAGATACTCAAAATGAAAG GAGTTAGAACTGTAGACACTGAACTAAGCTCCAGCAAAGTCACGGTGACGGGGACCATGCACGCCGACCGCCTCGTCGACTACGTCTACCGACGGACCAAAAAGCAGGCCAAAGTGGTGCCCCAGCCCGAGCCCGAAAAGCCGCCGGAAGAGACCCCGAAGCCcgaagagaaaaaagaagaagaaaaagcagCTGGTGCTGGggatgaagaaaagaaagaggaaggcGAGAAAAAGGAGGCGCCGGcggaagaggaaaagaaagaggGAGGGGGGGCGGAGGAGCAAGGCGGAGAGGCGACAGTGGAGGAGGAGGTGAAGAATGGTGGGGAGGAGCAGGGGATGCACAAGATGATGTATCATTATCAGCCGGTTTACGTGATTGAAAGAATCCCGGCTCCGCAGCTTTTCTCGGACGAAAATCCTAATGCATGCACCCTCAtgtaa
- the LOC105160265 gene encoding heavy metal-associated isoprenylated plant protein 28, whose protein sequence is MAGELQIVPAGKNVEAQFVEMMVPLYSYGCENKVKKALANLKGIYSVNVDFHQQKVTVWGICDKHDLLCVVKKKRKGARFWNSEDNAELLLQHSHSAPSSPQPSSSLAKTSNRYLKTQFLNLSLSIIKTRSLNWKALKKAFTRSNSF, encoded by the exons aTGGCAGGAGAGCTGCAAATAGTTCCAGCAGGGAAGAATGTGGAAGCACAGTTTGTGGAAATGATGGTGCCTTTGTATTCTTATGGTTGTGAGAACAAAGTCAAGAAGGCTTTAGCCAATCTCAAAG GTATATACTCAGTGAATGTTGATTTCCATCAACAAAAGGTGACGGTGTGGGGAATATGCGACAAACACGACCTACTCTGTgttgtgaagaagaagagaaaagggGCTCGTTTTTGGAACTCAGAGGACAACGCCGAATTACTACTTCAACACTCGCATTCCGCGCCATCATCGCCACAACCTTCTTCATCACTTGCGAAGACCTCTAACCGTTACTTAAAGACTCAATTTTTGAACCTAAGTTTGTCCATCATCAAGACCAGATCCTTGAACTGGAAAGCTCTCAAGAAGGCCTTCACCAGATCAAACTCTTTTTGA